A genomic window from Henningerozyma blattae CBS 6284 chromosome 3, complete genome includes:
- the PPA2 gene encoding inorganic diphosphatase PPA2 (similar to Saccharomyces cerevisiae PPA2 (YMR267W); ancestral locus Anc_8.820) — MYCRVPLKSITKIRFSNRRLSSVTQGSKYSESYKKYLKLDNGEIGSYFHDIPLNLDLQNGTCNMVVEIPRWTNGKFEISKEVEYNPIMQDMKKGRVRFVNNIFPYHGYIHNYGAIPQTWEDPTKVSLDSLKGDNDPLDCCEIGSSVLDLGDIKNVKILGSIALVDDGELDWKIITIDSKDPVAGSINSLEDVEKTFPGLLKSTKEWFRDYKIPTNKPRNKFALNGEYQSLDSTIKTIQECHESWKKLVSQHNAFNLENIPQTKRAGDYFIIEGTEQADTDIPTSVNKWDYI, encoded by the coding sequence ATGTACTGTCGTGTACCACTTAAGTCAATAACTAAAATACGTTTTTCCAATAGAAGGCTTTCGAGTGTAACTCAGGGATCAAAATACTCAGAAtcatataaaaaatatttgaaattagatAATGGTGAAATCGGATCCTATTTCCATGATATTCCCTTGAATTTAGATCTTCAAAATGGAACATGTAATATGGTCGTAGAAATACCAAGATGGACAAATGGAAAGtttgaaatatcaaaagaaGTTGAATATAACCCAATTATGCAAGATATGAAGAAAGGCCGAGTAAGATTTGTAAATAACATTTTCCCTTACCATGGCTATATTCACAATTATGGTGCTATCCCACAAACATGGGAAGATCCTACAAAAGTAAGTTTAGATTCTTTGAAAGGCGATAATGATCCACTGGACTGTTGCGAAATTGGATCATCGGTTCTAGATTTAGGAGACATTAAAAATGTCAAAATATTGGGGTCAATAGCTTTAGTGGATGATGGTGAGCTAGATTGGAAAATTATTACGATAGATTCAAAGGACCCCGTAGCAGGCTCAATAAACTCTTTAGAGGATGTTGAAAAAACATTTCCTGGATTACTTAAATCCACAAAAGAATGGTTTAGAGATTACAAAATACCTACAAATAAAccaagaaataaatttgcATTGAATGGTGAATACCAAAGTCTGGACTCTACCATTAAAACCATTCAAGAATGTCACGAATCATGGAAGAAGCTTGTTTCCCAACACAACGCTTTCAATTTAGAGAACATCCCCCAAACCAAGAGAGCAGGTgactattttattatagaAGGAACAGAACAAGCTGATACCGATATCCCGACTAGCGTAAATAAATGggattatatataa
- the CAC2 gene encoding Cac2p (similar to Saccharomyces cerevisiae CAC2 (YML102W); ancestral locus Anc_8.817) — MQEKITALNLQIYWHESQPIYSLSFSNFYNDEEYTLYTAGGDNKIRQWKINMVNKSEDSSNPLISAMDTSSNKTNNNIIEIEHVREIGEHAQAVNSVCVSPLFQQNEGDSCTDSLSPTQARTVEYISSTGDDGVLQLWSITHSNQKSDTDGPSQLWRTHIRGLNSMTAGAASELYDISWSPKGDRIAVAGMDGKINLFNTSNGEPSIIENIKLKGEPQLNGQSSDDSSNHNACIQGIAWDPRDQYIVTQGVDRAVNILRTNNLKLEKRICKDPISKKHFFHNDTLVSFFRRPSWSPCGILLALPSGLYDNLNCVLIYTRNNLQNPSIALPGLSRPAIAIAWSPIIYEFVGNTNTEKRPLINLPYKMLIAIATTTQIIIYDTSSIEPVSIIGNLHYTPITDLVMVS, encoded by the coding sequence AtgcaagaaaaaattacagcgttaaatttacaaatttattGGCACGAATCTCAACCTATATATAGTTTATCTTTCAGCAACTTCTATAATGATGAGGAATATACTCTTTATACTGCAGGTggtgataataaaatacgacaatggaaaataaatatggtGAATAAATCTGAGGATTCATCAAATCCACTAATTTCGGCCATGGACACTAGTAGCAACAAGacaaacaataatattatagaaaTAGAGCACGTTAGAGAAATTGGGGAGCATGCCCAGGCGGTGAACTCAGTATGTGTAAGCCCCTTATTTCAACAAAATGAAGGTGACAGTTGTACAGATTCTTTATCCCCAACTCAAGCAAGAACAGTAGAATATATTTCGAGTACAGGTGATGATGGTGTATTACAATTATGGAGTATAACACATTCTAATCAAAAATCAGATACTGATGGGCCATCTCAATTATGGCGGACCCATATCAGAGGATTAAACAGTATGACTGCTGGTGCAGCGTCGGAGTTATATGATATATCGTGGTCACCCAAGGGAGATCGTATTGCAGTCGCTGGCATGGATGGcaaaatcaatttatttaatacttCTAATGGTGAACCCTCAATTATCGAAAACATTAAACTTAAAGGTGAGCCTCAGCTAAATGGGCAATCATCAGACGACTCCAGCAATCATAATGCATGCATCCAAGGGATTGCATGGGATCCAAGGGACCAATATATTGTAACACAAGGTGTTGATCGGGCTGTCAATATTCTACGAacaaacaatttaaaattggaaaaaagaatatgcAAAGATCCTATAAGTAAGAAACACTTTTTCCATAACGATACTTTGGTTTCTTTTTTCCGTAGGCCATCATGGTCACCTTGTGGTATACTATTAGCATTACCTTCAGGTTTGTATGATAATCTAAACTgtgttttaatttatacACGTAACAATTTACAAAATCCATCTATCGCATTACCTGGCTTATCAAGGCCTGCAATTGCAATTGCATGGTCACCAATAATATATGAATTTGTAGGTAATACAAATACCGAAAAAAGACCTTTAATCAATTTACCGTATAAAATGTTGATAGCTATAGCTACAACTactcaaataataatatatgaTACAAGTTCAATTGAGCCGGTTTCTATCATCGGTAACTTGCATTACACACCCATAACTGATTTAGTCATGGTCTCCTGA
- the TBLA0C03700 gene encoding uncharacterized protein (similar to Saccharomyces cerevisiae CUE1 (YMR264W) and CUE4 (YML101C); ancestral locus Anc_8.816), with translation MNGIAITLSILIIFLLIKWFFVPKSHPSAAKLQHSQSLNNSGSNSRFNQQRNNSTRRRRNVNVTEDMILSVQNIAPTLHREQIIYSLETTGSVQDTVDKYLNGQDFPFPPGYNPSRSSTSTPMTSTTNNNEPVDKRKISKIKPDNLLTKFNVDMNRNWDTEVYLDLDIPERKQYTIYQARKNMEKLLEKDPSLREVLN, from the coding sequence atgaatgGCATTGCAATCACATTATCAATACttataatattcttattaatCAAATGGTTTTTTGTTCCGAAATCTCATCCTTCTGCGGCAAAACTTCAACACTCACAATCCTTGAATAATTCCGGTAGCAATTCAAGATTCAATCAACAACGTAATAACAGTACTCGTCGTCGTCGTAATGTGAATGTAACTGAAGATATGATTCTGTCAGTCCAGAATATTGCTCCCACTTTACATCGTGAAcagataatttattcattgGAAACCACTGGATCTGTTCAGGATACTGTCGATAAGTACTTAAATGGCCAAGATTTCCCATTCCCACCAGGTTATAATCCATCGCGTTCAAGCACTAGTACTCCAATGACAAGCactacaaataataatgaaccAGTTGATAAGagaaaaatttccaaaattaaACCGGATAATCTGTTGACCAAGTTCAATGTTGATATGAATCGTAATTGGGATACTGAAGTTTATTTAGATTTGGATATCCCCGAAAGGAAACAATATACAATTTATCAAGCTCGTAAGAATATGGAAAAACTCTTAGAGAAAGATCCATCTCTAAGAGAAGTGttaaattaa
- the SAP30 gene encoding Sap30p (similar to Saccharomyces cerevisiae SAP30 (YMR263W); ancestral locus Anc_8.815) gives MARHTNSNSESETSRSRNTHGGNNSNGGNNNNDNSGTSGKDTNHSTGHGGKHRLNAAQQNYLRELVKTHVTNNHPSLIPIPHPADLSLYSDDFLRRYRDRYNLDCNDNFTLQGYLLGSDIGNQTQSFSNISMNAKADANGKTTEKLLKQSKKSKEKVQGGISKPTTKRVMRDELVAKVADHFNTNQPREVNVVPQFIYKVRNRNRRFRMEFRD, from the coding sequence ATGGCTCGCCATACAAACTCAAATAGTGAATCGGAGACATCTCGTTCAAGAAATACTCATGGTGGAAACAATTCTAATGGCggtaataacaataatgacAACAGCGGCACCAGTGGAAAAGATACTAATCATTCAACAGGGCATGGTGGGAAACATCGTTTGAATGCAGCTCAGCAAAACTATTTGAGAGAACTGGTTAAGACTCACGTTACCAATAACCATCCATCGTTGATTCCAATACCTCATCCGGCAGATTTATCTTTGTATTCTGATGATTTCTTACGCCGTTATCGTGATCGTTACAATTTAGAttgtaatgataattttacaTTACAAGGGTATTTATTAGGCTCAGATATAGGGAATCAGACTCAATCATTCAGTAACATTTCTATGAATGCCAAGGCTGATGCGAACGGCAAGACAACTGAAAAACTATTAAAACAGAGTAAGAAATCTAAAGAAAAAGTTCAAGGTGGTATTAGCAAACCAACAACAAAACGTGTGATGAGGGACGAATTAGTTGCCAAAGTTGCGGACCATTTCAATACTAATCAACCGAGAGAAGTAAACGTCGTTCCACAATTCATTTATAAAGTCCGCAATCGCAACCGTAGATTCCGTATGGAATTTAGAGATTGA